One stretch of Chitinivibrionales bacterium DNA includes these proteins:
- a CDS encoding site-2 protease family protein, which produces MNFFSLLIHDPVTFAIVAGILLYSIIAHELAHGAVALLFGDDTAKVMGRLTLNPASHIDPIGTLMLFIAGFGWAKPVPVNYYKLSNFRFGLVSVALAGCCANILIAIIALGIETLLGPQGGAGVSGALEFVARINIILGAFNLIPIPPLDGSKVLMAVLPREMQESLAKLEPYGFFILAFFILTGLLNPVIAGMQNTLYSMIAHLFGAAR; this is translated from the coding sequence ATGAATTTTTTTTCTCTCCTGATCCATGATCCGGTCACCTTTGCCATCGTCGCGGGCATATTATTGTATTCCATAATCGCCCATGAGCTCGCCCACGGCGCGGTCGCCCTGTTGTTCGGAGACGACACGGCCAAAGTCATGGGGCGACTCACGCTGAACCCGGCAAGCCACATCGACCCCATCGGCACGCTCATGCTTTTTATTGCGGGATTCGGTTGGGCAAAACCGGTGCCGGTGAATTATTACAAGTTAAGCAATTTCAGGTTCGGCCTTGTCTCGGTGGCGCTTGCAGGCTGCTGCGCCAACATCCTCATCGCAATTATCGCGCTCGGCATCGAGACCCTGCTCGGCCCGCAAGGCGGCGCCGGGGTTTCCGGCGCGCTTGAGTTCGTCGCGCGGATCAACATCATCCTGGGGGCGTTCAACCTCATTCCCATTCCGCCGCTTGACGGATCAAAAGTGCTCATGGCGGTGTTGCCGCGGGAGATGCAGGAGAGCCTGGCGAAGCTGGAGCCGTACGGGTTTTTCATCCTCGCGTTTTTCATCCTTACGGGGCTCCTCAACCCCGTTATTGCGGGCATGCAGAACACCCTTTACTCGATGATAGCGCATCTGTTCGGGGCTGCGCGCTAA
- a CDS encoding tail fiber protein yields MFAAFFLPVNAQNNYLGEIKMFAGNFAPVGWALCNGQLLQISQNTALFSLLGTTYGGDGVTTFALPDLQGRFPMAAGSGTGLTVRNLGDKGGQETVTLTEAQMPSHTHTASVSADSTVATSDSPQKALPARNASATPAYGKNANTLMANTVTVGLAGGNQPHPNVPPYTCVNFIIALQGIFPSRN; encoded by the coding sequence ATGTTTGCCGCCTTTTTCCTGCCGGTAAACGCCCAGAACAATTATCTCGGCGAAATAAAGATGTTTGCCGGCAATTTCGCGCCTGTGGGATGGGCGTTGTGCAACGGACAGCTGCTTCAAATCAGCCAGAACACCGCCCTGTTCTCCCTGCTCGGAACCACCTACGGCGGAGACGGCGTCACAACGTTCGCCCTGCCTGATCTCCAGGGCAGGTTTCCCATGGCCGCGGGAAGCGGCACCGGCCTCACGGTCAGGAATCTTGGCGACAAGGGCGGGCAGGAGACCGTGACCCTCACCGAGGCACAGATGCCCAGCCACACGCATACCGCGTCTGTTTCGGCTGATTCAACGGTGGCGACGTCCGACAGCCCGCAAAAGGCATTGCCGGCCCGCAACGCCTCAGCAACGCCGGCGTACGGAAAGAACGCAAACACCCTCATGGCAAATACCGTGACCGTGGGACTCGCGGGCGGAAACCAGCCGCATCCGAATGTCCCGCCTTACACCTGTGTCAATTTCATCATTGCGCTCCAGGGAATCTTTCCGTCCCGCAATTAG
- a CDS encoding Fe-Mn family superoxide dismutase translates to MEHKLPPLPFAEGALAPSISKETIQFHYGKHHAAYVGNLNKLITGTEFENSSLEDIVQRATGGIFNNAAQAWNHAFYWQCLSPSGGGEPRGAAANALVKQFGSFAKFKEEFTKSAVTTFGSGWVWLVKNDDGSLAIESMGNAGTPLKDKRKALLTCDVWEHAYYIDYRNNRAGYVEGFWKLVNWKFVENNLK, encoded by the coding sequence ATGGAACATAAACTTCCGCCGCTTCCCTTTGCCGAGGGCGCCCTTGCACCGTCCATTTCCAAGGAGACGATCCAGTTTCATTACGGAAAGCACCATGCCGCCTATGTCGGCAACCTCAACAAGCTAATCACGGGCACCGAATTCGAAAACAGCTCGCTGGAGGATATCGTCCAGCGAGCCACCGGAGGAATTTTCAACAACGCGGCGCAGGCCTGGAACCATGCGTTTTACTGGCAATGCCTTTCACCTTCCGGCGGAGGCGAGCCCCGCGGGGCCGCGGCAAACGCGCTCGTAAAACAATTCGGGTCGTTTGCCAAGTTCAAGGAGGAGTTCACCAAGAGCGCGGTGACCACCTTCGGCTCCGGCTGGGTCTGGCTTGTCAAGAACGACGACGGATCACTCGCCATAGAAAGCATGGGCAACGCGGGAACGCCGCTCAAGGACAAGAGAAAGGCCCTTCTCACGTGCGACGTGTGGGAACACGCTTATTATATCGATTACCGGAACAACCGCGCGGGGTATGTAGAAGGGTTCTGGAAGCTTGTCAATTGGAAATTCGTCGAGAATAATCTGAAATGA
- a CDS encoding peroxiredoxin, whose product MKRLNNVMKIVMLGCAVALVYAGSKPQGGGTMLSTGTQAPDFSLVSDKGDTVKFSDYKGKKYVVLVFYPGDQTPGCTHQLCAIRDDFSKFQEKDAVVFGVNPADMESHKKFVEKQHYQFPLLVDPGMKVAALYGTKGFMIQRTVFVIDKEGKIIFAKRGMPSDSEILASIPAKKE is encoded by the coding sequence ATGAAACGGCTCAACAACGTCATGAAAATCGTGATGCTCGGCTGCGCCGTTGCGCTCGTGTATGCGGGCAGCAAGCCGCAGGGAGGAGGAACCATGCTTTCGACAGGGACGCAGGCGCCTGATTTTTCGCTTGTATCGGACAAAGGTGATACGGTAAAGTTCAGCGACTACAAGGGGAAAAAATATGTTGTTCTCGTGTTTTATCCGGGAGACCAGACACCGGGCTGCACGCACCAGCTCTGCGCCATCAGGGACGATTTTTCCAAATTTCAGGAAAAGGACGCGGTGGTGTTCGGGGTGAATCCGGCTGACATGGAATCACATAAGAAATTCGTTGAGAAGCAGCACTACCAGTTCCCGCTGCTCGTCGACCCCGGCATGAAGGTGGCCGCCTTGTACGGCACGAAGGGTTTTATGATTCAGCGGACCGTATTCGTCATTGACAAAGAAGGAAAAATTATCTTTGCCAAGCGCGGCATGCCGTCCGACAGCGAAATACTGGCCTCGATTCCTGCAAAGAAAGAATAA
- a CDS encoding VOC family protein, which translates to MQVRYIVNDVDAAIAFYCTHLGFVLQMHPAPAFAMLSRKELRLVLSAPNPSARGGQNLPSGDQQMPGGWNRFAIEVRDIEQTVDALRRAGIHFRNEIVRGIGAKQIILDDPSGNPVELFEPLLDEARLVGPPPPLQ; encoded by the coding sequence GTGCAGGTACGGTACATCGTCAACGACGTGGACGCGGCCATCGCGTTCTATTGCACGCACCTGGGGTTTGTCTTGCAGATGCATCCTGCGCCCGCCTTTGCAATGCTTTCGCGCAAAGAACTTCGGCTCGTGCTGAGCGCGCCGAATCCTTCAGCCCGAGGAGGACAGAACTTGCCGTCCGGAGATCAACAGATGCCGGGTGGATGGAACAGGTTTGCAATCGAGGTAAGAGACATAGAACAAACCGTCGATGCTTTACGCCGCGCCGGTATCCATTTCAGAAACGAAATAGTCCGCGGCATCGGCGCAAAACAAATCATTCTCGACGATCCCTCGGGAAATCCCGTGGAACTTTTCGAACCGCTCCTTGACGAGGCGCGACTAGTGGGTCCTCCTCCGCCGCTTCAGTAG
- a CDS encoding PRC-barrel domain-containing protein — MKAPLSLNEMNGYEVAAVDGPVGKVKDFFFDDRTWKIKYLDVHADRLPNKRDVLIAPHSVEIPGQLTSSLRLVISKGEVEKSPGIDSDMPVSRQHELAKRGPYMSDVFFSWGESFMGSHNIDLSDYDFRIRNSGGKELDPDLYSIKAVTGFKVNSKDGTSGHVKDFIIDNDTWTINFLVVETGNIFNNKNVVVPVKSITAINDDSHAVMTDLPKMQVHDSPAYDPLGPEPDPFDKGKGVKKD; from the coding sequence ATGAAAGCGCCACTCAGTCTTAATGAAATGAATGGATATGAAGTCGCCGCGGTGGATGGGCCTGTGGGGAAGGTGAAGGACTTTTTCTTTGACGACAGGACATGGAAGATCAAGTATTTGGACGTGCATGCAGACCGGCTGCCGAACAAACGCGACGTCCTCATTGCGCCGCATTCGGTGGAAATACCCGGCCAATTGACCTCTTCGCTCAGGCTCGTCATCAGCAAGGGCGAGGTTGAAAAAAGTCCGGGCATCGACAGCGACATGCCCGTTTCACGGCAGCATGAACTGGCAAAGCGCGGCCCTTACATGAGCGACGTGTTTTTTTCATGGGGCGAAAGTTTCATGGGAAGCCACAACATCGACCTGTCGGATTATGACTTCAGGATACGGAACAGCGGCGGAAAGGAACTCGATCCCGACTTGTACTCGATAAAGGCGGTGACCGGGTTCAAGGTGAACTCGAAAGACGGCACGAGCGGACACGTGAAAGACTTCATTATCGACAACGACACATGGACCATCAATTTCCTGGTGGTGGAAACGGGAAACATTTTCAACAACAAGAATGTCGTTGTGCCGGTGAAGAGCATTACCGCGATCAACGACGACTCGCATGCGGTAATGACGGACCTGCCGAAGATGCAGGTGCATGACTCGCCGGCATACGATCCGCTGGGACCGGAACCGGATCCGTTTGACAAAGGAAAGGGCGTTAAAAAAGACTGA
- a CDS encoding efflux RND transporter permease subunit, producing the protein MNFSAIFIRRPIMTTLVMLGILFFGIVAFRSLPVSDLPQVDFPVIVVFASLPGASPETMASAVATPLEQQFSTIAGITSMSSTSREGTTQIAILFDLDRNIDAAAQDVQVAITAAQRLLPPGMPTPPTFRKVNPADQPILYIALRSPTMPLYELDEYGETMLAQEISMVNGVAQVQVYGSQKRAVRIKLDPEAMASRGIGIDDVQNAVVAANPNLPTGQLNGKSMAFTVYASGQLTRAPAYKSIVVAYRNGRPVRLGELGDVIDGVQNDQTAAWFVNKRGLILAVQRQPGTNTVAVADAVKALLPKFRTKLPASVDLQLLFDRSETIRASVRDVERTLLIAFLLVVLVIFAFLRNPSATVIPSLALPLSLVGVFALMNRFHFTLDNLSLMALTLCIGFVVDDAIVMLENITRHMELGERPLDAALSGSKEIGFTILSMTLSLVAVFIPVLFMGGIVGRLFNEFAVTISTAILISGFVSLTLTPMLASRFLRPPSEVRHGRLYLASERAFLAMRNAYAAGLRWSLDRKGIILALSIATLVLTVVLFAVVPKGFFPSEDDNRLVGITQAQEGISFDAMTAHQLAAMSIVEHDPGIDAFMSNIGGFLSSNQGVLFIRLKPRENRALNADQIVQELRPKLAQIPGLRVFLQNPPPIAFGATIAQSQFQYTLQGTDTRQLYAAGQDLAQRLQRLPQLQDVTSDLLIKNPQVNVEIDRDQAAVLGVSAGQIESALASAYASGQISTIYTPTNEYWVIMELLPRYQRQPVDLTSLYIHSSSGSLVPLSAVARLTQGIGPATVNHLGQLPSVTISFNLAPGTALGTAVNMVERLGRSTLPIGITASFQGTAQAFQSSLGGLGLLLIMAILVIYLVLGILYESFIHPVTILSALPFAGFGALVALFLFGVDLSIYAFVGIIMLVGLVKKNGIMMIDFALHAQRGGKPPREAIFDACLIRFRPIMMTTMSALLGTLPIAIGLGAGSESRRPLGLAVVGGLLFSQFLTLFVTPVFYLYMDKLQTVIGRSFKKH; encoded by the coding sequence ATGAATTTCTCCGCAATTTTCATCCGCCGTCCCATCATGACCACGCTCGTGATGCTCGGCATACTTTTTTTCGGCATCGTCGCGTTCCGGTCGCTGCCGGTGAGCGATTTGCCGCAGGTGGATTTTCCCGTTATCGTGGTGTTCGCCTCGCTGCCCGGCGCCTCGCCCGAAACCATGGCGTCGGCCGTGGCCACGCCGCTCGAGCAGCAGTTCTCCACCATTGCCGGGATCACGTCGATGAGCTCCACCAGCAGGGAGGGCACCACCCAAATAGCGATTTTGTTCGATCTCGACCGCAACATCGACGCGGCGGCGCAGGACGTGCAGGTGGCCATCACCGCGGCGCAGCGGCTGCTGCCGCCCGGCATGCCCACGCCGCCCACGTTCCGGAAAGTAAACCCGGCCGACCAGCCCATCCTCTACATCGCGCTGCGGTCGCCCACCATGCCGCTGTATGAGCTCGACGAATACGGCGAGACCATGCTTGCCCAGGAGATCTCCATGGTCAACGGCGTGGCCCAGGTGCAGGTGTACGGGTCGCAGAAGCGCGCCGTGCGCATCAAGCTCGACCCCGAGGCCATGGCGAGCCGGGGCATCGGCATCGACGACGTGCAGAACGCCGTGGTCGCGGCCAACCCCAATCTGCCCACGGGTCAGCTCAACGGCAAATCGATGGCGTTCACGGTGTATGCGTCCGGCCAGCTCACGCGCGCCCCGGCCTACAAATCGATCGTCGTGGCCTACCGCAACGGACGGCCCGTTCGGCTCGGCGAGCTTGGCGACGTCATCGACGGCGTGCAGAACGACCAGACCGCGGCCTGGTTCGTCAACAAGCGCGGGCTCATCCTGGCGGTGCAGCGCCAGCCCGGAACCAACACCGTTGCCGTGGCCGATGCCGTGAAGGCGCTGCTCCCCAAGTTCCGCACCAAGCTGCCGGCCTCGGTGGACCTGCAGCTGCTCTTTGACAGATCGGAAACCATCAGGGCGTCGGTCCGCGACGTGGAGCGCACGCTCCTCATCGCCTTCTTGCTCGTGGTGCTCGTCATCTTCGCCTTTCTGCGCAACCCGTCGGCCACGGTGATCCCCTCCCTCGCCCTTCCGCTGTCGCTCGTTGGCGTGTTCGCGCTCATGAACCGCTTCCATTTTACGCTCGACAACCTGTCGCTCATGGCGCTCACCCTCTGCATCGGGTTCGTGGTCGACGACGCGATCGTGATGCTGGAGAACATCACGAGGCACATGGAGCTGGGCGAACGTCCGCTCGACGCGGCGCTGAGCGGATCCAAGGAAATCGGGTTTACCATTCTGTCAATGACGCTTTCGCTGGTCGCCGTGTTCATCCCCGTGCTGTTTATGGGCGGCATCGTGGGAAGGCTGTTCAACGAGTTCGCGGTGACCATCAGCACGGCCATCCTCATCTCGGGTTTCGTCTCCCTCACCCTTACGCCCATGCTCGCCAGCCGCTTTTTGCGTCCGCCGTCCGAGGTGCGGCACGGCAGGCTCTATCTCGCCAGCGAGCGGGCGTTTCTCGCAATGCGAAACGCCTACGCGGCCGGTCTCCGTTGGTCTCTTGACAGAAAAGGAATCATCCTCGCGCTCTCCATCGCGACCCTTGTTCTCACCGTCGTTCTCTTTGCCGTGGTCCCCAAAGGGTTTTTCCCGAGCGAAGACGACAACCGACTCGTGGGCATCACCCAGGCGCAGGAGGGAATTTCGTTTGACGCGATGACGGCCCACCAGCTTGCGGCGATGTCGATTGTCGAGCACGATCCGGGCATTGATGCATTTATGTCGAACATCGGCGGTTTTCTTTCTTCAAACCAGGGGGTCTTGTTCATCCGCCTCAAACCCCGCGAAAACCGGGCCTTGAACGCGGACCAGATCGTCCAGGAACTCCGGCCCAAGCTCGCGCAGATCCCGGGCCTCAGGGTGTTTCTGCAAAATCCGCCGCCCATCGCGTTCGGGGCGACCATCGCGCAAAGCCAGTTTCAATATACGCTGCAGGGAACCGACACCCGCCAGTTGTACGCGGCCGGCCAGGACCTTGCGCAGCGGCTGCAGCGGCTCCCGCAGCTGCAGGACGTCACCAGCGACCTGCTCATCAAGAATCCCCAGGTGAACGTGGAAATAGACCGCGACCAGGCCGCGGTCTTGGGCGTCTCGGCAGGGCAGATCGAATCCGCACTCGCGAGCGCCTATGCCTCGGGACAGATTTCCACCATCTACACGCCGACCAACGAATATTGGGTGATCATGGAGCTTTTGCCCAGGTACCAGCGCCAGCCCGTCGATCTCACCTCGTTGTATATCCATTCGTCAAGCGGCAGCCTGGTGCCGCTCAGCGCGGTTGCGCGGCTCACCCAGGGCATCGGGCCCGCCACGGTGAACCACTTGGGCCAGCTGCCGTCGGTGACGATATCTTTTAATCTTGCACCCGGAACCGCGCTCGGTACCGCGGTGAACATGGTCGAGCGGCTCGGCCGCAGCACGCTGCCAATTGGCATCACCGCGAGCTTCCAGGGGACCGCGCAGGCGTTCCAATCGTCGCTGGGCGGGCTCGGGCTCCTTCTCATCATGGCGATACTGGTCATTTACCTCGTGCTCGGCATTTTATACGAGAGCTTCATTCATCCGGTGACCATTCTTTCGGCACTTCCGTTTGCGGGGTTCGGCGCGCTGGTCGCGTTGTTTCTGTTCGGCGTGGACCTGAGCATCTATGCGTTCGTCGGCATTATCATGCTGGTGGGACTTGTCAAGAAAAACGGCATCATGATGATTGACTTTGCGCTCCATGCCCAGCGCGGCGGAAAGCCGCCGCGCGAGGCGATCTTCGACGCCTGCCTCATCAGGTTCAGGCCCATCATGATGACCACCATGTCGGCGCTGCTCGGCACATTGCCCATCGCCATCGGCCTGGGCGCCGGGTCCGAATCCCGACGTCCGCTGGGTCTCGCCGTTGTGGGCGGTCTTCTGTTTTCGCAATTCCTGACGCTGTTTGTCACGCCGGTATTTTATCTGTACATGGACAAACTGCAAACCGTAATCGGCCGTTCCTTTAAGAAACACTGA
- a CDS encoding efflux RND transporter periplasmic adaptor subunit, which translates to MNISLRTSRHAGKAAVFTAAIAAVALSSCMKKDPSGFRAGPVPVLAAAAQSRTMPLVLREIGSVEAINSVAITSRVGGQLVHVAFKEGQNVKKNDVLFRIDPGPYEAALRQAAASLSRDSAAMVNAESEEARYKGLVAKDFVTKEQYDAAVSTAAESRAMVEADRASVKNARLNLGYCTIVSPISGRTGNLLVTQGNLVTANGASPLVTVNQIAPIYVRFSVPEANLEEVRRDARAAPLAVRASLPNDSTAVPAGTLTFIDNAVDQATGTVLLKATFPNENRALWPGQFVNVSLVLGNRANAVVVPSSAVQTGQQGQFVFVIMAGDTAQVRPVTAGVADSDMTVIEKGVSLGERVVTDGVMMLKQGSKVTVKTGLMQPVAQKVQKK; encoded by the coding sequence ATGAATATTTCCCTTCGGACATCGCGCCATGCCGGGAAGGCAGCGGTTTTCACAGCCGCCATCGCGGCGGTCGCACTGTCATCATGCATGAAAAAGGATCCTTCCGGCTTCAGGGCAGGTCCCGTCCCCGTTCTGGCCGCCGCGGCCCAGTCCCGCACCATGCCGCTTGTGCTCCGTGAAATCGGGAGCGTCGAGGCGATAAACAGCGTGGCGATAACGTCGCGCGTGGGAGGACAGCTCGTGCACGTGGCGTTCAAAGAAGGCCAGAACGTGAAGAAAAACGACGTGCTTTTCAGAATAGACCCGGGGCCGTACGAGGCGGCGCTCAGGCAGGCGGCCGCCTCGCTTTCGCGCGACAGCGCGGCCATGGTCAACGCCGAGAGCGAAGAAGCGCGCTACAAGGGCCTCGTGGCAAAGGACTTTGTCACCAAGGAACAGTACGATGCGGCGGTTTCGACCGCGGCCGAGTCGCGCGCGATGGTGGAGGCGGACCGCGCAAGCGTCAAGAACGCACGGCTCAACCTCGGCTACTGCACCATCGTCTCCCCCATTTCCGGCCGCACCGGAAACCTGCTGGTGACGCAGGGCAATCTCGTGACGGCTAACGGCGCCTCGCCGCTCGTGACCGTCAACCAGATTGCCCCGATTTACGTGCGGTTTTCCGTTCCCGAGGCGAACCTCGAAGAAGTGCGCCGGGACGCCAGGGCCGCGCCGCTTGCGGTGCGGGCCTCCCTGCCCAACGATTCGACGGCCGTCCCCGCCGGGACGCTGACCTTCATCGACAACGCGGTGGACCAGGCCACGGGAACGGTGCTGCTCAAGGCGACCTTTCCAAATGAGAACAGGGCGCTGTGGCCGGGCCAGTTCGTCAACGTCTCCCTGGTGCTGGGCAACCGGGCGAACGCGGTGGTCGTCCCCTCCTCCGCCGTCCAGACGGGACAACAGGGACAATTCGTGTTTGTCATCATGGCCGGCGACACCGCGCAGGTGCGTCCGGTCACGGCCGGCGTGGCCGACAGCGACATGACCGTTATTGAAAAGGGCGTGTCGCTGGGCGAACGCGTGGTCACCGATGGAGTGATGATGCTCAAGCAGGGCTCAAAAGTAACGGTAAAGACCGGCCTCATGCAACCCGTCGCGCAGAAGGTGCAGAAGAAATGA
- a CDS encoding TolC family protein — protein sequence MRNIQSSGTGFLIGAAAAGACLLACGVMVITGCANAPFKVLGGPGVSSRPEIPWTPPPSAAAGRSAFEGAAEKNARPPGIPKEYLARLDSLSLSDIVNIALLNSSQTRQAWAQARAAAALYGSQQGAFFPQINASLSANQQQNSVAGGKLAYTERNVLADASFSWLILDWGGRISSVNETKYALFAADWTHDAAIQNVILQVEQAYYGYFSAKSLHAAQQASVDEAATNLKAADERDKAGLGTTADVLQARTALSQAKLSFESLAAQIMTTRGVLATAMGLPANTGFDVNVPVGAPPLDSARISIGEFLDSAMRLRPDLAAAAAQARQAEAHAYTVLTQLFPSFSASGDVGRIYFSQQDKGSTTYNATVSLDIPLFFGFSRLHNLIAARAQADAARAGEKNFRDLVVLQVWTDYYNLESSGQMVRTSDDLLASAQQNHDVAAGRYGSGVGTIIDLLTAQAALEGARAQQVQARAGWWTAAAQLAHDTGMLTAVAAVKGRGVQTTGE from the coding sequence GTGCGAAACATTCAATCATCCGGGACCGGTTTTTTAATCGGCGCTGCCGCGGCGGGCGCGTGCCTGCTCGCGTGCGGCGTCATGGTAATTACCGGATGCGCGAACGCACCGTTCAAGGTCCTCGGCGGGCCGGGCGTTTCGTCCCGGCCCGAGATTCCGTGGACGCCGCCGCCGAGCGCTGCGGCGGGCCGAAGCGCCTTTGAGGGCGCGGCCGAAAAAAATGCAAGGCCGCCGGGAATACCGAAGGAGTACCTCGCTCGCCTCGACAGCCTTTCGCTTTCCGATATTGTAAATATTGCTTTACTCAACAGCAGCCAGACGCGCCAGGCATGGGCGCAGGCGCGCGCCGCAGCCGCGCTATATGGAAGCCAGCAAGGGGCCTTTTTCCCCCAAATCAACGCCTCGTTGTCGGCCAACCAGCAGCAGAATTCGGTTGCCGGGGGAAAACTCGCCTACACCGAGCGCAACGTGCTGGCCGATGCCTCGTTCTCCTGGCTCATCTTGGACTGGGGAGGGAGAATCTCATCGGTCAATGAGACCAAATATGCGCTGTTTGCCGCCGATTGGACCCACGACGCCGCGATCCAGAACGTCATCCTCCAAGTGGAACAGGCGTATTACGGTTATTTCTCCGCCAAATCGCTGCATGCGGCCCAGCAGGCCTCGGTCGACGAAGCGGCGACAAACCTGAAAGCGGCCGACGAACGCGACAAGGCGGGACTGGGCACCACGGCCGACGTGCTCCAGGCGCGCACCGCGCTTTCACAGGCGAAGCTCTCGTTCGAATCATTAGCCGCGCAGATCATGACCACGCGCGGGGTCCTTGCCACCGCCATGGGACTTCCGGCAAACACCGGTTTCGACGTCAACGTTCCGGTGGGCGCCCCGCCGCTTGACAGTGCGAGAATATCCATCGGCGAATTTCTCGACTCGGCGATGCGCCTGCGCCCCGACCTCGCGGCCGCCGCCGCCCAGGCGCGGCAGGCCGAAGCGCACGCCTACACCGTGCTCACCCAGCTCTTTCCGTCGTTTTCGGCCAGCGGGGACGTGGGACGTATTTACTTTTCGCAGCAGGACAAGGGCTCCACGACCTACAACGCGACGGTGAGCCTCGACATTCCCCTGTTCTTCGGCTTTTCGCGTCTCCACAACCTCATCGCGGCCCGCGCGCAGGCCGACGCCGCCCGCGCCGGCGAAAAGAACTTCCGCGATCTCGTGGTCCTTCAGGTGTGGACCGATTACTACAACCTCGAAAGCTCCGGCCAGATGGTGCGGACCAGCGACGATCTTCTGGCGAGCGCGCAGCAGAACCACGATGTTGCCGCCGGCCGCTACGGGTCCGGCGTCGGCACCATCATCGACCTTCTCACCGCCCAGGCCGCGCTCGAAGGCGCGCGGGCGCAGCAGGTGCAGGCGCGCGCGGGATGGTGGACGGCGGCGGCGCAGCTTGCCCACGACACCGGCATGCTGACGGCTGTCGCGGCCGTCAAGGGCCGCGGCGTGCAAACGACCGGCGAATGA
- a CDS encoding CBS domain-containing protein: protein MKVKSVMTRGIEGIQAKDTIRQAAVRMKELDVGSLAVFEGDTPTGMITDRDITIRVVGMSLDPAGLTVGEVMTKEPVTVNENADLADAAQVMENYKIRRLLVKNDHKQISGIITIDDIALRGNGKLATAVIKNVKERIGPRR from the coding sequence ATGAAGGTAAAAAGCGTCATGACGCGAGGCATCGAGGGCATTCAGGCGAAGGACACCATACGGCAGGCTGCGGTGCGGATGAAGGAACTCGACGTGGGTTCTCTCGCCGTGTTCGAAGGAGACACGCCGACCGGCATGATCACCGACCGCGACATCACGATCAGGGTCGTGGGAATGTCGCTCGATCCCGCCGGCCTGACCGTCGGTGAAGTGATGACCAAGGAACCGGTCACGGTAAACGAGAACGCCGATCTTGCCGATGCGGCGCAGGTCATGGAGAATTATAAAATCAGGCGGCTGCTTGTCAAAAACGACCATAAGCAGATATCCGGCATCATCACGATCGACGATATCGCGCTGCGCGGAAACGGCAAACTCGCCACCGCGGTGATTAAGAATGTAAAGGAGCGTATTGGACCGCGCAGGTGA
- a CDS encoding NmrA/HSCARG family protein — MDHKGKTILVAGATGKQGGAVARRLLSKGWQVRALVRNPDADAAQSLGKAGAEIIKGDLNDVSSLERAVAGVYGAFSVQTFREGVERETEQGKNLASAASRAEVVHFVYSSVGSANRNTGIPHFESKWKVEQHIVSLGLTATIFRPVSFMENFIMPQSRESILAGTLAMGLDPGKPLQMIAVSDIAEFVSLAFESPSDYAGKAVDLAGDELTGPEIARRFGEALGIGVAYVQMPLERLRGVSEDLAIMTEWFNKTGYRADIPSLRKIHPGLKTLAAWITATGWNKPVAAAAHA; from the coding sequence ATGGACCACAAGGGCAAAACGATTCTGGTTGCCGGCGCCACCGGAAAACAGGGCGGCGCCGTTGCGCGAAGGCTGCTTTCAAAGGGATGGCAGGTGCGTGCGCTTGTAAGGAATCCTGATGCTGACGCGGCGCAGTCCCTGGGAAAGGCGGGCGCAGAAATCATCAAGGGCGATCTGAACGACGTTTCCTCGCTCGAACGCGCAGTGGCCGGCGTGTACGGCGCGTTCAGCGTCCAGACATTCAGGGAAGGGGTGGAACGCGAAACCGAACAGGGGAAAAATCTTGCCAGCGCGGCAAGCCGCGCCGAGGTTGTCCATTTTGTCTACAGCAGCGTTGGCAGCGCCAACCGCAACACCGGAATTCCGCATTTCGAAAGCAAGTGGAAGGTGGAGCAGCACATCGTGAGCCTTGGATTGACCGCGACCATCTTCAGGCCTGTCTCCTTTATGGAAAACTTTATCATGCCGCAATCGCGAGAGAGTATCCTCGCCGGCACCCTGGCCATGGGGCTGGACCCCGGCAAACCGCTCCAGATGATCGCAGTGTCGGACATCGCCGAATTCGTGTCGCTCGCGTTCGAGTCGCCCAGCGACTATGCCGGGAAGGCCGTTGATCTGGCCGGGGACGAACTGACCGGGCCCGAGATCGCGAGGCGCTTTGGCGAAGCATTGGGGATCGGAGTCGCGTATGTCCAGATGCCGCTCGAACGGCTCCGAGGCGTCAGCGAAGATCTCGCAATCATGACAGAATGGTTCAATAAAACGGGGTACAGAGCGGACATTCCCAGCCTGCGAAAAATCCATCCGGGGCTTAAGACGCTCGCGGCCTGGATCACCGCAACCGGGTGGAACAAGCCCGTAGCGGCGGCAGCGCACGCGTGA